Proteins found in one Planctomycetes bacterium MalM25 genomic segment:
- a CDS encoding Polysaccharide biosynthesis/export protein, with translation MTGDFKATSRYATAKAWAPLLSGLLAVASTGCTAFMAPREPIPAAPAEPTALSPVPRELEMMSLPPYTIEPPDILLLNAIKVVPKPPHVIEPFDGLLIRAAGALPDQPIADAFFVDPEGMIDLGPSYGKVKVVDLTIDEAKDAIRRQLSEILEEPEVSVSLAVSSGAQQIAGEHLVGPDGRVNLGTYGSVYVAGLTIEESKAAIERQLSIYLEKPEVIVDIFSYNSKKYYIITQGGGFGDNVVPQPITGNETVLDAIAALGGISQVSSTKIWIARPTRNGAGCEQILEVNWKDISQGASTATNYQLLPGDRVFIAEDPLVKFDAVISKVTRPFERLFGFVSLGTATLNRIERFGQL, from the coding sequence ATGACCGGCGACTTCAAAGCGACAAGCCGATACGCCACCGCCAAGGCGTGGGCGCCCCTGCTTAGCGGCCTGCTGGCCGTGGCGAGCACGGGCTGCACCGCCTTCATGGCCCCGCGTGAGCCGATCCCGGCCGCGCCGGCGGAGCCGACCGCTCTTTCTCCCGTTCCACGCGAACTGGAGATGATGTCGCTACCCCCTTACACCATCGAGCCGCCGGACATCCTGCTGCTCAACGCGATCAAGGTGGTTCCCAAGCCGCCGCACGTGATCGAGCCTTTCGACGGGCTGCTGATCCGCGCCGCGGGCGCCCTGCCCGATCAACCGATCGCGGACGCCTTCTTCGTCGACCCCGAAGGCATGATCGACCTGGGCCCCTCCTACGGGAAGGTGAAGGTCGTCGATCTCACGATCGACGAAGCCAAGGACGCGATCCGCCGCCAGCTGTCGGAGATCCTGGAGGAGCCCGAGGTGAGCGTGTCGCTGGCCGTCTCGTCGGGCGCCCAGCAGATCGCTGGCGAGCACTTGGTCGGCCCGGACGGGCGGGTCAACCTGGGCACGTACGGCTCGGTCTACGTCGCGGGCCTGACGATCGAAGAGTCCAAGGCGGCCATCGAACGCCAGCTGTCGATCTACCTCGAGAAGCCCGAAGTGATCGTCGACATCTTCTCGTACAACAGCAAGAAGTACTACATCATCACCCAGGGCGGTGGCTTCGGTGACAACGTCGTGCCGCAGCCGATCACCGGCAACGAAACGGTGCTCGACGCGATCGCCGCGCTCGGCGGCATCAGCCAGGTCTCCTCCACGAAGATCTGGATCGCCCGCCCCACACGCAACGGAGCCGGCTGCGAACAGATCCTCGAAGTCAACTGGAAGGACATCTCGCAGGGCGCCTCGACCGCGACCAACTACCAGCTGCTGCCCGGCGACCGCGTGTTCATCGCGGAGGACCCGCTGGTCAAGTTCGACGCGGTCATCTCCAAGGTCACCCGCCCCTTCGAGCGACTGTTCGGCTTCGTGTCGCTCGGCACGGCGACCCTCAACCGGATCGAGCGGTTCGGTCAGCTCTGA
- a CDS encoding Transmembrane exosortase (Exosortase_EpsH), whose translation MANEFLSSVSPVGASAEAPSDARFSWTDSLQKYSYFGVLALTAVLLYSYWNMLVGTAAFWADDQYSHGFLIPLIALYIMWAMRPNPEAQQPPEGQEEASFIGLMPGSQLLKVSTGVILAAAVGAYFLRSMLPGGGEQTGWLLTPANGVALAVFSVIALGYVMIGQAFKDVTATERWIGLAVLLAGYGIRIAAAQYYSEPLNRLSFLVVLLGGFLMVGGWSFLRWTGPGLGFLIFMYPLPSFVEQTLLLNLQKLAAVMAEVVLTILNQPVVRTGSVINVDGIPLEVAEACSGLRMVTIYGGFAVACALLIKRPWWDRLIILLSAIPIALITNITRIVVTALLYRAFPESEVIHKLVHDFAGFAMMPLALGLLYLLLKVLSALSVEEEEITGYGGGALGGASPTG comes from the coding sequence ATGGCCAACGAATTCCTCAGCTCGGTCTCACCCGTCGGCGCCTCGGCCGAAGCGCCCTCGGACGCCCGCTTCTCGTGGACCGACAGCTTGCAGAAGTACAGCTACTTCGGCGTGCTGGCGCTGACGGCGGTGCTGCTTTACTCGTACTGGAACATGCTGGTCGGAACGGCCGCCTTCTGGGCCGACGATCAGTACTCACACGGTTTTTTGATCCCGCTAATCGCCCTCTACATCATGTGGGCGATGCGGCCCAATCCGGAGGCGCAGCAACCCCCGGAGGGGCAAGAAGAAGCAAGTTTCATAGGGCTGATGCCCGGCTCACAGCTGCTCAAGGTCTCAACTGGCGTGATCCTCGCTGCCGCCGTCGGGGCCTATTTCTTGCGTAGCATGCTTCCTGGCGGGGGAGAACAGACGGGTTGGCTGCTTACGCCGGCCAACGGCGTTGCGTTGGCGGTCTTCAGCGTGATCGCGCTGGGTTACGTGATGATTGGCCAGGCTTTTAAAGACGTTACCGCCACGGAACGCTGGATCGGGCTGGCGGTCTTGCTAGCGGGTTACGGCATACGGATCGCCGCCGCCCAGTACTACTCAGAACCGCTCAACCGGCTCTCCTTCCTCGTCGTCCTGTTGGGCGGCTTCCTGATGGTCGGCGGCTGGTCCTTCTTGCGGTGGACCGGGCCGGGGCTTGGGTTCTTGATCTTCATGTACCCGCTCCCCTCCTTTGTGGAGCAGACGCTGCTGTTGAACCTTCAGAAACTCGCCGCCGTGATGGCGGAGGTCGTGCTGACGATCCTCAACCAGCCGGTGGTCCGCACCGGCAGCGTGATCAATGTCGATGGCATCCCGCTCGAGGTGGCCGAGGCGTGCAGTGGCTTGCGGATGGTCACCATCTACGGCGGCTTCGCGGTGGCCTGCGCCCTGCTGATCAAGCGCCCCTGGTGGGACCGGCTCATCATCCTGCTCAGCGCCATCCCGATCGCGCTAATCACGAACATCACCAGAATCGTTGTCACCGCTCTGCTGTACCGGGCGTTCCCCGAAAGCGAAGTGATCCACAAGCTGGTCCACGACTTTGCCGGCTTCGCCATGATGCCGCTGGCGTTGGGCTTGCTGTACTTGCTGCTGAAGGTGCTGTCCGCGTTGAGCGTGGAAGAGGAAGAGATCACCGGTTACGGAGGGGGCGCCCTCGGGGGCGCATCCCCCACCGGTTAA
- the ptk gene encoding Tyrosine-protein kinase ptk: MSQNENGNVVSPDNGAALVATSPAALASTGLHGSGVGLPAGPGGQDVLKGGMDRSGLFHSLRRRWLLASSMGLLLASLVSVGLYYLFPETNSATAQYEVSSSPLTLIDKGSATQTEDFDVYKSTQIAYLKSPFVLLDALGAKGGEISRFKMFDGIPDAERVEWLSEQLQVSFPSRGELLEITMAGPYPKQDLKAVVEAVCQSYFELVIFEEDRSRAAPLQILQKSLTAMASQVEEKMQTYQSLAKDSGASVAYAGSLDPETKMMLSEVQNLQRRKGVVQSQLTDASMQFKVFETQMNDPVFIEQQAEQALQGDPNLGAMQQEMLMYQMQIRNLQSTVKRGTSPQIRSIQRQMAQLSQEIAQVKEQMRAQIAGESSNDPNPALKMQTTSYQIMRQSMQAELAQIEKGLEELKQALLLKAENNTDLMLKLAEIEQLRNVQQSIAIKIQNLRVENQAPNRVRPIGGKSKGGAQAETFENRNRVTRLAISGLGGLATLGLTCLGIGFMEFSGRRLNGPDQLDEGLGIRVIGTLPSLSGKKALNPKHPVVAQLTESIDSVRTALMHESTNKKREVVLVTSPETKEGRTTVASQLAASLAKAGRRTLLVDGDLRGPALHTLFNSPLEDGLSEVLRAEAEVTDVIRPTQAEGLWLMTAGYCDGDAVKALATDQAQPIFDKLRADYDFVIIDGPPVLGLSDSLLFGQHCDGAILSVLRDRSGVPKIHQSVELLRSVGVRLIGSVVNGVATKADRRVTHLQQIVPKNKQKQLETVED; the protein is encoded by the coding sequence ATGAGTCAGAACGAAAACGGCAACGTCGTCTCGCCCGATAACGGGGCGGCCCTCGTAGCGACCTCCCCCGCCGCCCTGGCGTCCACGGGCCTCCACGGCTCGGGTGTCGGGCTCCCCGCCGGTCCCGGCGGGCAGGACGTGCTGAAAGGGGGGATGGACCGCAGCGGCCTGTTCCACTCGCTGCGTCGCCGTTGGTTGCTGGCCAGCTCGATGGGCCTGCTGCTGGCGAGCCTTGTGTCGGTGGGGTTGTATTACCTGTTCCCCGAGACCAACTCGGCGACGGCCCAGTACGAGGTCTCCAGCAGCCCGCTCACGCTGATCGACAAGGGGTCCGCAACGCAGACCGAGGACTTCGATGTCTACAAGAGCACGCAGATCGCCTACCTCAAGAGCCCGTTCGTCCTCCTCGACGCCCTGGGCGCCAAGGGGGGAGAGATCAGCCGCTTCAAGATGTTCGACGGCATCCCCGACGCCGAGCGGGTCGAGTGGCTGAGCGAGCAGCTCCAGGTGTCGTTCCCGTCTCGCGGTGAGTTGCTCGAGATCACGATGGCCGGCCCCTACCCCAAGCAGGACCTCAAGGCGGTTGTCGAAGCGGTCTGTCAGTCGTACTTCGAGCTGGTGATCTTTGAGGAGGACCGCAGCCGTGCGGCGCCTTTGCAGATCCTTCAGAAGAGCCTGACGGCGATGGCCAGCCAGGTGGAAGAGAAGATGCAGACCTACCAGTCGCTCGCCAAGGACAGCGGCGCCAGCGTCGCCTATGCGGGCAGCCTCGACCCCGAGACCAAGATGATGCTCTCGGAGGTCCAGAACCTGCAGCGTCGCAAGGGGGTGGTCCAATCGCAGCTGACGGACGCCAGCATGCAATTCAAGGTCTTCGAGACCCAGATGAACGACCCGGTCTTCATCGAGCAGCAAGCGGAGCAAGCCTTGCAGGGCGACCCGAACCTGGGCGCCATGCAGCAAGAGATGCTCATGTACCAGATGCAGATCCGCAACCTGCAATCGACCGTGAAGCGGGGCACCTCCCCGCAGATCCGTTCGATCCAGCGGCAGATGGCCCAGCTCTCGCAAGAGATCGCCCAGGTCAAAGAGCAGATGCGGGCCCAGATCGCCGGCGAGAGCTCGAACGACCCGAACCCCGCGCTCAAGATGCAGACCACCAGCTACCAGATCATGCGTCAGTCGATGCAGGCGGAGCTGGCTCAGATCGAGAAGGGTCTTGAAGAGCTCAAGCAGGCCCTGTTGCTCAAGGCGGAGAACAACACCGACCTGATGCTCAAGCTGGCCGAGATCGAGCAGCTGCGGAACGTGCAGCAGAGCATCGCGATCAAGATCCAAAACCTGCGAGTCGAGAACCAGGCGCCCAACCGCGTCCGCCCGATCGGCGGCAAGTCGAAAGGTGGCGCCCAGGCGGAGACCTTCGAGAACCGCAACCGCGTGACGCGTCTGGCCATCTCCGGCTTGGGCGGCCTCGCGACGCTGGGCCTCACCTGCCTGGGGATCGGTTTCATGGAGTTCAGCGGCCGCCGCCTGAACGGGCCGGATCAGCTCGACGAGGGGCTCGGCATCCGGGTCATCGGCACGCTGCCCAGCCTGTCCGGCAAGAAGGCTCTCAACCCGAAGCACCCGGTTGTCGCTCAGCTCACCGAGTCGATCGACAGCGTGCGGACCGCCCTCATGCACGAGTCGACCAACAAGAAGCGTGAGGTCGTCCTGGTCACCAGCCCGGAGACCAAGGAGGGCCGCACCACGGTCGCCAGCCAGCTCGCCGCGAGCCTCGCCAAGGCGGGTCGGCGGACGTTGCTGGTCGATGGCGACCTGCGTGGACCGGCGTTGCACACGCTGTTCAACTCGCCGCTCGAAGACGGCCTGAGCGAGGTGCTCCGGGCCGAGGCCGAAGTGACCGACGTCATCCGCCCGACCCAGGCCGAAGGCCTCTGGCTCATGACCGCCGGCTACTGCGATGGCGACGCCGTGAAGGCCCTCGCCACCGATCAGGCCCAGCCGATCTTCGATAAGCTGCGTGCCGATTACGACTTCGTCATCATCGACGGTCCCCCGGTGCTCGGTCTCTCGGACTCGCTCCTCTTCGGTCAGCACTGCGATGGCGCCATCCTCTCGGTCCTCCGCGACCGGTCGGGCGTCCCGAAGATCCACCAGTCGGTCGAGCTGCTCCGCAGCGTCGGTGTCCGGCTGATCGGATCGGTGGTGAACGGTGTCGCCACCAAGGCCGACCGCCGCGTCACCCACCTTCAGCAGATCGTTCCGAAGAACAAGCAGAAGCAGTTAGAGACCGTCGAGGACTGA
- the metG gene encoding Methionine--tRNA ligase, protein MPENRRILVTSALPYANGPIHIGHLVEYLQTDIWVRFQKLRGNDCRYFCADDTHGTAIMIRARQEGRTEAELIADMQRQHEEDFADFLIEFDNYGSTNSPENEKLCGELWASIREAGLVKEQEIEQLFDPEAGTFLADRFVRGTCPKCGATDQPGDNCSVCGSAYTPAELVDPKSTLSGATPEVRKAPHLFIELEKLHGFLRDWVDGVGEYEGADALQPEIANYLKGHFLGPNEKPLELRDWDISRPAPYFGFEIPDAPGNYWYVWFDAPIGYIASTQQWCDHHGEKLDDWWRSDDCEIHHFIGKDITYFHTLFWPGMLKTAGLSLPTKVHIHGFLTVDGEKMSKSKGTLVNARTFLKHLDPQPLRYYYASKLSARVDDFDLTLDDYVNKVNTDLVGKVVNLASRTAKFVQKTGLSAEYPDDGGLFAAGAEVADEIAAAYEACEYSQAMRLILALADKANPFVEENKPWEMRKDPEQAERLQDLCTIALNLYRQIAIYLAPVLPQLAQQTGELLNDPITSWDQAQTPLVGTPVNKFKHLMQRVETDKVQKMMEESKQEAAEAAPGADADGSPVNEALAAALAKYDDGPETLEAEPLAEDCDFDDFMKVDLRIARVVEASHVEGADKLLQLTLSLGGGETRNVFAGIKKAYEPEKLVGRLVMYVANLAPRKMKFGVSTGMVAAAGPGKAEVFLLSPDEGAKPGQRVH, encoded by the coding sequence ATGCCCGAAAACCGCCGAATCCTGGTCACCTCGGCCCTGCCGTACGCCAACGGCCCGATCCACATCGGGCACCTGGTGGAGTACCTGCAGACCGACATCTGGGTCCGTTTCCAGAAGCTCCGCGGGAACGACTGCCGCTACTTCTGCGCGGACGACACGCACGGCACCGCCATCATGATCCGCGCCCGCCAGGAGGGCCGGACCGAGGCGGAGCTGATCGCGGACATGCAGCGCCAGCACGAGGAAGATTTTGCGGATTTCTTGATCGAGTTCGACAACTACGGCAGCACCAACAGCCCCGAGAACGAGAAGTTGTGCGGCGAGCTGTGGGCGAGCATCCGCGAAGCGGGGCTCGTCAAAGAGCAAGAGATCGAGCAGCTGTTCGATCCGGAGGCGGGCACCTTCCTCGCCGACCGCTTCGTCCGCGGCACGTGCCCGAAGTGCGGCGCCACCGACCAGCCGGGCGATAACTGCAGCGTCTGCGGCAGCGCCTACACTCCGGCCGAGTTGGTCGACCCCAAGAGCACGCTCAGCGGCGCCACGCCCGAAGTGCGCAAGGCTCCGCACCTGTTCATCGAGTTGGAGAAACTGCACGGCTTCCTACGCGACTGGGTCGACGGGGTTGGTGAGTATGAAGGGGCGGACGCGTTGCAGCCGGAGATCGCCAACTACCTCAAGGGGCACTTTCTGGGACCGAACGAGAAGCCGCTCGAGCTGCGGGACTGGGACATCAGCCGGCCCGCGCCGTACTTCGGCTTCGAGATCCCCGACGCGCCGGGCAACTACTGGTACGTCTGGTTCGACGCCCCGATCGGCTACATCGCCAGCACCCAGCAGTGGTGCGACCACCATGGCGAGAAACTGGATGACTGGTGGCGATCGGACGACTGCGAGATCCACCACTTCATCGGCAAGGACATCACCTACTTCCACACGCTCTTCTGGCCCGGCATGCTGAAGACGGCCGGCCTGTCGCTGCCGACCAAGGTCCACATCCACGGCTTCCTCACCGTCGATGGCGAGAAGATGAGCAAGAGCAAGGGGACGCTCGTCAACGCGCGGACCTTCCTCAAGCACCTCGACCCGCAGCCGCTGCGGTACTACTACGCGTCGAAGCTCTCAGCACGGGTCGACGACTTCGACCTCACGCTCGACGACTACGTCAACAAAGTGAACACCGACCTGGTCGGCAAGGTGGTCAACCTCGCCAGCCGCACCGCGAAGTTCGTGCAGAAGACCGGGCTCTCCGCCGAGTACCCCGACGACGGCGGCCTCTTCGCCGCGGGCGCTGAGGTTGCCGATGAGATCGCGGCGGCTTATGAGGCTTGCGAGTACTCGCAAGCGATGCGGCTCATCCTCGCCCTCGCGGACAAGGCGAACCCGTTCGTCGAAGAGAACAAGCCTTGGGAGATGCGGAAAGACCCAGAGCAAGCGGAGCGTCTGCAAGACCTCTGCACGATCGCGCTGAATCTCTACCGCCAGATCGCGATCTACCTCGCCCCCGTGCTGCCGCAGCTGGCCCAGCAGACAGGCGAGCTGCTGAACGACCCGATCACCTCTTGGGATCAGGCGCAGACGCCGCTCGTCGGCACGCCGGTCAACAAATTCAAACACCTCATGCAACGCGTCGAAACCGACAAGGTCCAGAAGATGATGGAAGAATCGAAGCAAGAAGCCGCGGAAGCCGCTCCGGGCGCTGACGCTGACGGCTCGCCAGTGAACGAGGCGCTCGCCGCCGCGCTCGCGAAGTACGACGACGGGCCGGAGACCCTCGAAGCGGAGCCGCTCGCGGAGGACTGCGACTTCGACGACTTCATGAAGGTCGACCTGCGGATCGCCCGCGTGGTCGAGGCTTCACACGTCGAGGGCGCCGACAAGCTGTTGCAGCTGACGCTGTCGCTCGGCGGCGGCGAGACGCGCAACGTCTTCGCCGGCATCAAGAAGGCTTACGAGCCCGAGAAGCTGGTCGGCCGGCTCGTCATGTACGTGGCGAACCTGGCGCCGCGGAAGATGAAGTTCGGCGTGAGCACCGGCATGGTCGCCGCCGCGGGGCCGGGCAAGGCCGAGGTCTTTCTGCTCTCGCCGGACGAGGGGGCGAAGCCGGGTCAGCGCGTTCACTGA
- the htrA_1 gene encoding Serine protease Do-like HtrA, which translates to MVLSRFVLLIAALAAAPTLAQQAELLDFYTPTCGPCQAMRPTVDRLEAEGVRVRRIDGSRQPQLVARMRVEAYPTFIAVVDGREVKRIVGATSYDQLKGLITAAKPAAPSSAAPASRTFAPTVGRGSTLAAVGGDFGAGQPAPVQAAPAGPAGQALLSQSVRLTITEGNATSYGTGTIVDSRAGEALVVTCAHLFRDASNQPIDTTGRLKVELFDASTGTARVSQVVEAQLVSHDFEADVALVAIRPQGVVQTAAVGSSVGDLRTGDAVTSVGCDLGADPTVREHRVVDLDRYQGPPNVEASGAPIQGRSGGGLFDASGRLVGVCNFADKNADEGIYAGLASIHAQLDRIGMSDLYRGGAAPASPAAAPAVEPEPFPIASAGPVAAPAAARGLEPIAREPVVRGQNAIAPPLPPAAASLTSTERATLGEIASRASSSEVVVLIHPEGGGRTEVLTLDSASPEFVAALRKLNASR; encoded by the coding sequence ATGGTCCTCTCAAGGTTCGTTCTGCTCATCGCCGCGCTCGCCGCGGCGCCGACGCTCGCCCAACAGGCCGAGCTGCTCGACTTCTACACGCCCACCTGCGGGCCGTGCCAAGCGATGCGGCCGACGGTCGATCGCCTCGAGGCGGAGGGCGTCCGCGTCCGGCGGATCGACGGCTCGCGCCAGCCGCAGCTCGTCGCCCGGATGCGAGTGGAGGCTTATCCGACGTTCATCGCGGTCGTCGATGGGCGTGAAGTGAAGCGGATTGTCGGCGCCACAAGTTACGACCAGCTCAAGGGCCTGATCACCGCGGCGAAGCCCGCCGCGCCCTCGTCCGCCGCCCCCGCCTCGCGGACGTTCGCTCCCACCGTGGGGCGCGGTTCAACCTTAGCCGCCGTGGGTGGCGATTTCGGTGCGGGCCAGCCGGCTCCCGTGCAGGCGGCGCCCGCCGGTCCGGCCGGGCAAGCCCTGCTCTCTCAGTCGGTGCGTCTGACGATCACCGAGGGCAACGCGACTTCGTACGGCACCGGGACGATCGTCGACTCGCGTGCGGGCGAGGCGTTGGTCGTCACCTGCGCCCACCTGTTCCGCGACGCGAGCAACCAGCCGATCGACACGACCGGCCGCCTGAAGGTGGAGCTGTTCGACGCCTCGACCGGCACGGCCCGAGTTTCCCAGGTCGTCGAGGCTCAGCTCGTGAGCCACGACTTCGAGGCCGACGTCGCCCTGGTCGCCATCCGTCCCCAGGGCGTGGTCCAGACTGCCGCGGTCGGTTCCTCGGTCGGCGATCTGCGCACGGGCGACGCGGTCACGAGCGTCGGCTGCGACCTGGGCGCCGACCCGACGGTGCGTGAGCACCGCGTGGTCGATCTCGATCGCTACCAGGGCCCTCCCAATGTCGAAGCCTCGGGCGCCCCGATCCAGGGCCGCAGTGGCGGCGGGTTGTTCGACGCTTCGGGCCGCTTGGTAGGCGTCTGCAACTTCGCCGATAAGAACGCCGACGAGGGGATCTACGCCGGTCTCGCCTCGATCCACGCGCAGCTCGACCGGATCGGCATGTCCGACTTGTACCGTGGCGGAGCGGCCCCCGCTTCTCCCGCGGCGGCGCCGGCCGTCGAGCCGGAGCCCTTCCCGATCGCTTCAGCGGGCCCTGTTGCAGCTCCTGCAGCGGCCCGGGGGCTGGAGCCGATCGCTCGCGAGCCGGTGGTGCGTGGCCAGAACGCCATCGCCCCGCCCCTCCCGCCGGCCGCCGCGTCGCTGACCTCGACCGAGCGGGCGACGCTCGGCGAGATCGCTTCGCGGGCTTCGAGCTCGGAGGTCGTCGTGCTGATCCATCCCGAGGGGGGCGGGCGGACCGAGGTGCTCACGCTCGATTCGGCATCGCCCGAGTTTGTGGCCGCCCTGCGAAAGTTGAACGCCAGTCGCTAA
- a CDS encoding Endoribonuclease L-PSP — MSVEQHLSDLGIELPEAPKVLGLYKPVLVVDGLAYTSGHGPLGPDGSFVCGHLGSYLDAEAGAAAARLTGLAMLASLRAELGSLDRIERLVKTLGLVQSAPDFHGHPAVINGFSELMKEVFGEEAGVGARSAFGAAALPAGWAVEIEAVFKLRS, encoded by the coding sequence ATGTCCGTTGAACAACACCTCTCCGACCTGGGGATCGAACTGCCCGAAGCGCCGAAGGTGCTGGGGCTCTACAAGCCGGTGCTGGTGGTCGATGGCCTGGCTTACACGTCGGGTCACGGCCCTCTGGGCCCCGACGGGAGCTTTGTCTGTGGGCACTTGGGTTCCTACCTCGACGCCGAAGCGGGCGCCGCCGCGGCGCGGCTCACGGGGCTGGCGATGCTCGCCTCGCTGCGGGCGGAGCTGGGCAGCCTCGACCGGATTGAGCGCCTCGTGAAGACGCTCGGGCTCGTCCAATCGGCGCCCGACTTCCACGGCCACCCGGCGGTGATCAACGGCTTCAGTGAGCTGATGAAGGAGGTCTTCGGCGAAGAAGCGGGCGTCGGCGCCCGCAGCGCGTTCGGCGCCGCGGCTCTGCCGGCGGGTTGGGCCGTCGAGATCGAGGCCGTCTTCAAGCTGCGAAGCTAA
- a CDS encoding phosphoribosyl-AMP cyclohydrolase: MPTEPTEPAFADDQTLLPAIAQDVRSGRVLMLAYMNREAYRETLATGRAVYYSRRRQSLWRKGDTSGHHQKIVRVRVDCDRDTILLEVEQLGPGTCHVGYESCFYREATADGLRVIEEPTYDPKVTYGA; the protein is encoded by the coding sequence ATGCCAACCGAACCAACCGAGCCCGCCTTCGCGGACGACCAGACGCTCCTGCCGGCGATCGCCCAGGACGTCCGGTCGGGCCGCGTGCTGATGCTCGCCTACATGAACCGCGAGGCATACCGCGAAACGCTCGCCACGGGGCGGGCGGTTTACTACAGCCGCCGACGCCAGTCGCTGTGGCGCAAGGGGGACACCAGCGGCCATCACCAGAAAATCGTCCGCGTGCGGGTCGATTGCGACCGCGACACGATCTTGCTGGAGGTCGAACAGCTCGGCCCCGGCACCTGCCACGTGGGCTACGAGAGCTGCTTCTACCGCGAGGCGACCGCCGACGGCCTGCGGGTCATCGAGGAGCCGACGTACGACCCCAAGGTGACTTACGGCGCCTGA
- a CDS encoding putative glycosyl transferase, whose protein sequence is MSMLATPPLLPESDAVQPLLTVVLPIHNAERTLRRDVSEVLEAAAELTPRVELLIVDDASTDDSYEAAAELARDYPQVRVVRRARRSDLRETLREVRANIASGVVIVHDGSSRVNADQLRLIWRQQQVLGAVRDAQEGPGGVSFADLRRPSMTQPAMEVAHRRLWGFQRMFGQTAEEAPAAEQEVDGSRRTDGASQPAPAANRGMGGVPNLPTPSVLGSIADFALGE, encoded by the coding sequence ATGTCTATGCTAGCAACCCCTCCCCTCCTGCCGGAGTCCGACGCCGTGCAGCCGTTATTGACTGTTGTCCTCCCGATCCACAACGCTGAGCGCACGCTCCGGCGAGACGTGTCCGAAGTGCTCGAGGCCGCGGCGGAGCTCACGCCACGCGTCGAGCTGCTCATCGTCGACGACGCCTCGACCGACGACTCGTACGAGGCCGCCGCCGAACTGGCCCGCGACTACCCTCAGGTGCGTGTTGTCCGTCGAGCCCGCCGCAGCGACTTGCGGGAGACGCTTCGCGAGGTGCGGGCGAATATCGCCTCGGGCGTGGTGATCGTTCACGACGGGTCGTCGCGTGTGAACGCGGACCAGCTCCGCCTGATCTGGCGTCAGCAGCAGGTCCTCGGTGCGGTCCGTGACGCCCAGGAGGGCCCGGGGGGCGTGTCGTTCGCCGACCTGCGTCGCCCCTCGATGACGCAGCCCGCGATGGAGGTCGCCCACCGACGCCTGTGGGGTTTCCAGCGGATGTTCGGTCAGACTGCCGAGGAAGCGCCCGCTGCCGAGCAGGAGGTCGACGGGAGCCGCCGGACCGACGGCGCCTCGCAGCCGGCGCCGGCCGCCAACCGGGGCATGGGGGGCGTTCCCAACCTGCCCACGCCGAGCGTGCTGGGTTCGATCGCCGACTTCGCGCTGGGCGAGTGA
- the suhB_1 gene encoding Inositol-1-monophosphatase → MATPEKPSIDPVALGDLAKRAARVGGETLLAWREKFTTREKGPADLVTDADLASQRAVRELLLTERPDDCFVGEESAAEDATPAEREGRLCWVVDPLDGTSNYVHGFPMFATSIGAVLDGELIAGAVYDPLRDEMFSASRGGGAWLGEQRIETTDATQLGEALVAVSLPPRVDANSPDLAGFVSVVQACRAVRRTGSAALNLSYVAAGRLDAHWAHVIQPWDAAAGVLIAQEAGACVTDSRGEPFDVWKADYLIASTAELHNAVLSQMKRRD, encoded by the coding sequence ATGGCCACTCCTGAAAAACCTTCAATCGACCCGGTTGCCCTCGGTGATCTGGCCAAACGAGCCGCGCGTGTTGGGGGGGAAACGCTGCTAGCTTGGCGTGAGAAGTTCACAACCCGAGAGAAGGGCCCTGCCGACCTGGTCACCGACGCCGACCTCGCTTCGCAACGGGCCGTGCGGGAACTGTTACTCACCGAGCGGCCGGACGATTGCTTCGTCGGCGAAGAGAGCGCTGCCGAGGACGCGACGCCTGCCGAACGCGAGGGGCGGCTCTGCTGGGTCGTCGATCCGCTCGATGGCACCTCGAACTATGTCCACGGCTTCCCCATGTTCGCCACCAGCATCGGCGCGGTGCTCGACGGCGAGCTCATCGCCGGCGCCGTGTACGACCCGCTGCGCGACGAGATGTTCTCCGCCTCGCGGGGCGGGGGGGCTTGGCTGGGCGAGCAACGGATCGAAACGACCGACGCCACCCAGCTTGGCGAGGCGCTGGTCGCGGTCAGCCTGCCGCCGCGCGTCGACGCCAATTCGCCCGACTTGGCGGGCTTTGTCTCGGTCGTTCAAGCCTGCCGTGCGGTCAGGCGGACCGGCTCGGCGGCGCTCAATCTGTCGTACGTGGCCGCCGGGCGGCTCGACGCCCACTGGGCCCACGTGATCCAGCCCTGGGACGCCGCGGCCGGCGTGCTGATCGCCCAGGAGGCGGGCGCCTGCGTCACCGACTCGAGGGGCGAGCCTTTCGACGTCTGGAAAGCGGACTACCTGATCGCCTCGACCGCGGAGTTGCACAACGCGGTGCTCAGCCAGATGAAGCGTCGGGACTGA